The Bacteroidales bacterium genomic sequence ATTGGTGGTGTACGTGATCATATACATATAATAACTCATATACATCCTACTATTGCACTATCAGATCTTGTGAGGGATATAAAAGTTGCAAGTTCTGGTTTTATTAAGGAACATCATTTATTCCCGCATTTTATCGGATGGCAGGATGGTTATGGAGGATTTACCTATTCAATAGAAGCAAAAGATAACCTTATAGAATATGTAAAAAATCAGGAAGAACATCATCGAAAAAAGACATTTAAAGAGGAATTGATCGGATTATTAAATGAACACGGAATTCCTTACGATGAAAAATATTTGTTATGAAAATTCAACCACTAACGTGGTTGTCAAAAAGAACATCGTTTTCAACACCGGCTTTCAGCCGGCGCTATTCAAATTTAACCACTCCGTGGTTCAATCTGGGCTGAACCATTGAACCTCAAACCTTAAACCTTAGACTCTTCGGCAGCCCCGCCACCACCAGCTTATAAGAATCCAGTATCCATTGGCGTAAGAGCCTATCGGGTACGGTACCGTCAAGGTTGATCGTGTTCCAATGCTGCTT encodes the following:
- a CDS encoding transposase; protein product: MNTFTQILYQIVFGTKDHEKILLDENRKTLFQYIFGILNEKKCHLYRIGGVRDHIHIITHIHPTIALSDLVRDIKVASSGFIKEHHLFPHFIGWQDGYGGFTYSIEAKDNLIEYVKNQEEHHRKKTFKEELIGLLNEHGIPYDEKYLL